The proteins below come from a single Thermotoga sp. KOL6 genomic window:
- a CDS encoding ABC transporter ATP-binding protein: MVGGEVSIKNVDKFFDDFHVLKHISLDIKKGEFYSILGPSGCGKTTLLRVIAGFEDVKNGDVLLDGNSILGLPPNKRPVNIIFQNYALFPHLTVFENIAFPLRLKKFSEKEIKEKVEELLSLIRMEEHAQKRPSQLSGGQRQRVAIARALANEPRVLLLDEPLSALDAKLRQELLVELDNLHDKVGITFIYVTHDQTEAISVSDRVALMNEGEIVQVGTPYEIYESPANVFAATFIGETNLMKVEVIGSEEEYYIVKSHGVGEFKCYRDKEANKGDKMIITLRPEKIRISKKRPQYGDTLNIFHGVVEEEIYMGYQTKYFVRLDEGYILKVYKQHARYILDEPIIKWEDEVFVSWDPDDSFIVEVLEE; the protein is encoded by the coding sequence TTGGTTGGCGGGGAAGTTTCTATAAAAAACGTTGATAAGTTCTTCGACGATTTCCATGTGTTGAAACACATTTCTCTTGACATAAAGAAAGGAGAATTTTACTCCATTCTTGGACCCTCAGGATGCGGGAAAACCACTTTGCTTCGTGTCATAGCAGGTTTTGAAGATGTGAAGAACGGAGATGTGCTACTGGATGGAAATTCAATCCTAGGCCTTCCTCCCAACAAGAGGCCCGTGAATATTATATTCCAAAATTACGCACTTTTTCCGCATCTTACAGTTTTCGAGAACATCGCTTTTCCTTTGAGACTGAAAAAGTTTTCCGAAAAAGAGATAAAGGAAAAAGTTGAAGAACTACTCTCGTTAATAAGAATGGAGGAACACGCTCAGAAGAGACCTTCTCAACTTTCAGGAGGTCAAAGACAAAGGGTAGCCATAGCGAGGGCCCTCGCAAACGAGCCGAGGGTCCTCCTTCTCGATGAACCGCTGAGTGCCCTGGATGCAAAATTGAGACAAGAGCTTCTTGTCGAGCTCGACAATCTTCATGATAAAGTTGGTATAACCTTCATTTATGTGACCCACGATCAAACAGAAGCGATCAGTGTATCAGACAGGGTAGCACTTATGAACGAGGGTGAGATTGTTCAAGTGGGAACACCTTATGAAATCTACGAAAGCCCTGCCAACGTCTTTGCAGCAACGTTCATTGGTGAAACCAACCTCATGAAGGTCGAAGTGATCGGCTCTGAGGAAGAATATTACATAGTGAAAAGCCACGGTGTAGGGGAGTTTAAGTGTTACAGAGACAAAGAAGCCAACAAAGGTGATAAGATGATCATCACTCTCAGGCCGGAAAAGATCAGAATTTCGAAGAAGAGACCACAATATGGTGATACCCTCAACATCTTCCATGGAGTCGTCGAAGAGGAGATTTACATGGGTTATCAAACCAAATACTTTGTTCGCCTAGATGAAGGTTATATTTTAAAAGTGTACAAACAGCATGCCAGATATATATTGGATGAACCCATCATAAAGTGGGAAGACGAGGTGTTCGTTAGTTGGGACCCAGATGATAGCTTTATCGTAGAGGTGCTGGAAGAATGA
- a CDS encoding ABC transporter permease: protein MKYAYILWLMILFIIPISIIFIFSFLEPQVYGGVRWSFTLDAYRYLPRYLNLIWRSIWISGIATLITLVVAVPVSFYIAKSRLKNFLLLLTVIPFWTNSLIRIYAWKIVLGNNGIVNQLLGALGVGPIQFLYNPFAVILVIVYTYLPFAILPLYASMEKIDDSILEASLDLGASKSITFMKVLLPNVRTGLLTAFIFVFVPALGSYAIPDLVGGVNSKMIGNEIVRQLMSVRNWPVASAMSNLLTLIALMSIVIVMKRREKS, encoded by the coding sequence ATGAAATATGCATACATTCTTTGGTTGATGATTTTGTTCATAATACCCATTTCTATTATTTTCATTTTCAGCTTTTTGGAACCTCAGGTGTACGGCGGCGTTCGTTGGAGTTTTACTCTGGACGCTTACCGATATCTTCCACGGTACTTGAACCTCATCTGGAGATCCATCTGGATTTCCGGGATTGCCACTCTCATCACACTCGTTGTGGCTGTTCCCGTCTCCTTTTACATAGCGAAGAGCCGTTTGAAAAACTTCCTTCTCCTCTTGACCGTTATTCCTTTCTGGACGAATTCCTTGATAAGAATATACGCTTGGAAAATCGTTCTTGGAAACAATGGAATAGTAAATCAACTTCTCGGTGCTCTCGGGGTGGGTCCCATTCAATTTCTCTACAATCCGTTTGCTGTCATTCTAGTGATTGTTTATACATACCTTCCATTTGCCATCTTACCACTCTACGCTTCCATGGAGAAGATCGATGATAGTATATTGGAAGCTTCATTGGACCTAGGTGCTAGTAAATCTATTACTTTCATGAAGGTTCTTCTACCGAACGTACGGACGGGACTCTTAACCGCTTTCATTTTCGTTTTCGTTCCCGCACTGGGATCCTACGCAATACCAGATCTCGTTGGTGGCGTGAACTCAAAAATGATAGGGAATGAAATCGTCAGGCAACTCATGAGTGTAAGGAATTGGCCAGTGGCTTCTGCGATGTCGAATCTGTTAACTCTGATAGCGTTGATGAGTATCGTCATCGTTATGAAAAGGAGAGAGAAAAGTTGA
- a CDS encoding ABC transporter permease, with translation MRPGNFIKTVVILTMIFFYLPLFIVVLMSFNSAKSPVWSGFTLTWYIKLFTREYSVWNAFKNSLIVAIISSTIATIIGSVTAVELYWKKTKLESALWFLTYLPFVVPDVIIGISLLLLFSTMKIQLGLFTIILAHITFSIPYTMMVVYSRLQDFDRNIIEAAYDLGSTDLQVFYKVIIPNLLPGIFAAFLLAFTLSIDDFVITFFVAGPGSTTLPIQIYSMIRFGISPTVNAISTFMILGTIFLGLVLRRFIRYVF, from the coding sequence TTGAGGCCAGGTAATTTCATTAAAACCGTTGTTATACTGACGATGATATTCTTTTATCTTCCACTTTTCATCGTGGTTCTAATGTCTTTCAACTCCGCCAAATCACCTGTGTGGAGCGGGTTCACTTTGACATGGTACATAAAGCTTTTCACACGAGAGTACTCGGTGTGGAATGCTTTCAAGAATTCTTTGATCGTCGCCATCATTTCGAGCACAATAGCAACCATCATCGGTTCCGTCACAGCCGTTGAACTTTATTGGAAAAAGACAAAACTCGAGAGTGCTCTCTGGTTCCTCACTTACTTACCCTTCGTGGTTCCTGATGTGATAATAGGAATTTCCCTTCTTTTGTTGTTTTCGACTATGAAAATTCAACTTGGACTCTTCACAATCATTCTTGCACACATAACTTTCTCCATTCCTTACACGATGATGGTTGTTTACTCAAGACTTCAAGATTTCGATAGAAACATTATAGAAGCAGCTTACGATCTCGGAAGTACAGACCTCCAAGTTTTCTACAAAGTGATAATTCCCAATCTTTTACCAGGCATATTCGCTGCCTTTCTGCTCGCCTTCACGCTATCCATTGATGATTTTGTTATCACCTTTTTCGTGGCGGGACCGGGTTCGACCACGCTCCCGATACAGATATACTCCATGATAAGGTTTGGCATTTCTCCCACAGTTAACGCCATATCGACCTTCATGATTCTCGGGACGATCTTTCTGGGGCTAGTTCTCAGAAGGTTCATAAGATATGTCTTCTGA
- the serS gene encoding serine--tRNA ligase, with protein sequence MIDIKLIRQNPDIVKDALRKRGESMNIIDDILRVDGEWRDTITKINELRARRNEISKSVARLKKEGKDSEAQSLIEEGKRIGEEIKKLESKEKELQSKLNDLLLRIPNIPHESVPIGSDESQNVEVRRWGEPRKFDFSPLAHWDLGPAWKLMDFERASKLSGSRFTVMYGKLAKLERALISFMLDVHTKEHGYTEVWVPHLVKRETITITGQLPKFEEELYLTEKDDLFLIPTAEVPLVALHSNEILEEKELPRKYVAYTPCYRREAGSYGKDVRGMIRQHQFDKVELVWITTPERSFDDLEQLVKDAEVILQKLELPYRIVSLCTGDLGFTASKTYDIEVWLPSYNAYKEISSCSNVTDFQARRGNIRYRRRSDGKLTLVHTLNGSGIAVGRALVAILENYQQSDGSVKVPDVLVPYTGFEVIP encoded by the coding sequence ATGATCGATATAAAACTCATAAGACAGAATCCAGATATTGTCAAAGATGCCTTGAGAAAACGAGGGGAATCTATGAATATAATCGATGACATCTTAAGGGTCGATGGAGAGTGGCGCGACACAATAACAAAGATCAACGAACTCAGGGCGAGGAGAAACGAAATTTCCAAGAGTGTGGCGAGATTGAAAAAAGAAGGCAAAGATTCCGAAGCACAGTCTTTGATCGAAGAAGGAAAGAGGATCGGTGAGGAAATTAAAAAACTTGAAAGCAAAGAAAAAGAGTTACAATCCAAACTCAACGATCTTCTTTTGAGAATTCCGAACATACCGCATGAATCCGTACCGATTGGATCGGATGAATCACAGAATGTGGAAGTGAGGAGATGGGGAGAACCGAGAAAGTTTGATTTTTCCCCTCTTGCTCATTGGGATCTGGGCCCAGCTTGGAAGCTCATGGATTTTGAAAGGGCTTCTAAACTCAGTGGTTCTAGGTTCACAGTGATGTACGGAAAGCTTGCAAAACTCGAAAGGGCTCTCATAAGCTTCATGTTAGACGTTCACACGAAAGAACATGGATACACGGAAGTATGGGTTCCACATCTCGTTAAAAGAGAGACGATTACTATCACTGGACAGCTACCCAAATTTGAGGAAGAACTTTACTTGACAGAGAAGGATGATCTTTTCCTCATACCGACTGCTGAAGTTCCACTCGTTGCGCTTCACAGCAATGAAATTCTTGAAGAGAAAGAACTTCCAAGAAAATACGTTGCTTACACTCCGTGTTATAGGAGAGAAGCGGGAAGCTATGGAAAAGACGTACGCGGTATGATCAGACAGCATCAGTTCGACAAGGTGGAACTCGTTTGGATAACGACACCTGAAAGATCCTTTGATGATCTCGAACAACTCGTCAAAGATGCGGAAGTCATACTCCAAAAGTTAGAACTCCCGTATCGTATCGTTTCGCTTTGTACGGGGGATCTCGGTTTCACAGCTTCAAAGACGTATGACATAGAAGTTTGGTTACCATCCTACAATGCATACAAAGAGATCTCTTCGTGTAGTAATGTAACGGATTTTCAAGCACGAAGAGGAAACATTAGGTACAGAAGAAGATCCGATGGGAAACTCACGCTTGTTCATACTCTCAACGGATCGGGCATTGCTGTAGGAAGAGCGCTAGTTGCCATTCTCGAGAATTATCAACAGTCGGATGGAAGTGTAAAGGTCCCGGATGTTTTAGTACCATACACGGGTTTTGAGGTGATACCCTAA
- a CDS encoding 16S rRNA (uracil(1498)-N(3))-methyltransferase — translation MPHLFYGVVEGNRMLFDEREAHHMRVVRLKEGDTIETTDGEGFSYLCVIERLKKDGAIGTILKSEKKEEESLEKLKVMVPIGRWERTRLLIEKCVELGVDSILLHKFQRSQHDPNIEKAKIVVREAAKQCRRYLFPEIEIMKELSFSGKTITLDLYAQKSLLEVDPEGDLTIVVGPEGGFSEEERKILMSKTTMINLGRKILRFETAAILTVGYIALKKHKI, via the coding sequence ATGCCTCATCTTTTCTATGGAGTCGTCGAAGGAAATCGGATGTTGTTCGATGAAAGAGAAGCACATCACATGAGGGTCGTTCGTCTCAAGGAAGGTGACACGATCGAGACAACAGACGGGGAAGGATTTTCATACCTGTGTGTCATTGAAAGACTGAAAAAAGATGGAGCAATTGGCACAATATTGAAATCAGAAAAAAAGGAAGAAGAATCTCTCGAAAAGTTAAAAGTGATGGTTCCTATTGGACGATGGGAGAGAACACGACTTCTAATAGAAAAATGTGTGGAATTAGGTGTAGATAGTATTCTACTTCACAAATTTCAGAGATCACAACATGATCCCAATATAGAAAAAGCGAAAATCGTAGTCAGGGAAGCTGCCAAGCAATGCAGGAGGTATCTTTTCCCAGAGATAGAAATTATGAAGGAACTGAGCTTTTCAGGGAAAACCATAACACTCGACTTGTACGCCCAGAAAAGTTTACTCGAGGTAGATCCAGAGGGAGATTTAACGATAGTAGTAGGACCGGAAGGTGGTTTCTCTGAAGAAGAAAGAAAGATCTTGATGTCGAAGACGACAATGATAAATCTCGGGAGAAAGATACTCAGATTTGAAACAGCTGCCATTTTAACGGTAGGGTATATTGCTCTAAAAAAACACAAAATCTGA
- a CDS encoding NUDIX domain-containing protein — translation MKDEKILVVKTEDVFREFGKFEGFLKVDLEEFLRFVKHFGFFRNRSEAEYDETTKQIIPYVVILDGDRVLLTKRTTRQTERRLHNLYSLGIGGHIRKEDGENPEEAFLKGLEREINEEVDVRLKTLVFLGLINSSASEVSRVHLGALFIGEGRFLTIREKDLFEWELVKLSDLEKYLGVMEGWSKIAARVLLNLSPTQK, via the coding sequence ATGAAGGACGAAAAAATATTGGTTGTTAAAACAGAGGATGTGTTCAGAGAGTTTGGTAAGTTTGAAGGATTTTTAAAGGTCGATTTGGAGGAATTTCTGCGTTTTGTGAAACACTTTGGATTCTTCAGAAACAGATCTGAAGCAGAATATGACGAGACAACAAAACAGATCATACCTTACGTAGTCATATTGGATGGTGATAGAGTTCTTCTCACCAAAAGAACAACGAGACAGACAGAAAGAAGACTACATAATCTGTATTCGCTTGGAATAGGAGGACACATTCGCAAGGAAGATGGGGAAAACCCAGAAGAAGCTTTTCTAAAAGGTTTAGAAAGAGAGATAAACGAAGAAGTCGATGTGAGACTAAAAACTTTGGTTTTCCTTGGTTTGATCAACTCATCCGCCAGTGAAGTGAGCAGGGTACACCTTGGAGCTCTTTTCATAGGAGAAGGAAGGTTCCTCACAATAAGAGAAAAGGATCTGTTCGAATGGGAGCTTGTGAAACTCAGCGACTTGGAAAAGTATTTGGGAGTGATGGAAGGTTGGTCAAAGATAGCAGCGAGAGTTTTGTTGAACTTATCTCCTACGCAAAAATAA
- the ispE gene encoding 4-(cytidine 5'-diphospho)-2-C-methyl-D-erythritol kinase gives MVKDSSESFVELISYAKINLYLDVLSKRSDGYHDILGLFQTISLHDTLMVKICEEGFVLKSNVELPEDNTLRKSYEIFKEQTNKNFGLEILLEKRIPMGSGLGGGSSNAAVLLKYLGKIFNVSSENLREIAIKVGSDVPFFLYGGTAIVRGKGEIVEKVEDISGYSVDLLFPNVHSSTKEMYDSLTIEMYKKGPNNLTELHKAYLERDYETIRKLSYNVFEEVFLKKHPYIKERVETFGRDAILKMMTGSGSTFFALYPSDRGDYSFVGGV, from the coding sequence TTGGTCAAAGATAGCAGCGAGAGTTTTGTTGAACTTATCTCCTACGCAAAAATAAATCTTTATCTCGATGTTTTAAGCAAGCGTTCAGACGGTTATCATGATATACTTGGACTCTTTCAAACCATATCTCTTCACGACACACTTATGGTAAAGATCTGTGAAGAGGGTTTTGTTCTAAAAAGCAACGTGGAACTTCCAGAAGACAACACACTCAGAAAATCTTACGAAATTTTCAAAGAACAAACAAACAAAAATTTTGGTCTTGAAATCCTGCTTGAAAAGAGAATCCCAATGGGATCGGGACTTGGAGGTGGCAGTTCCAATGCAGCCGTCCTTCTGAAATATCTCGGCAAGATCTTCAATGTATCGTCCGAAAATCTCCGCGAAATAGCCATAAAAGTTGGAAGCGATGTACCTTTTTTTCTTTACGGTGGTACAGCAATTGTGCGAGGAAAAGGAGAAATTGTTGAAAAAGTTGAAGATATTTCCGGATATTCCGTAGATCTCCTCTTCCCAAATGTACATTCTTCCACAAAGGAAATGTACGATTCTCTCACCATCGAGATGTACAAAAAAGGTCCGAACAATCTGACAGAGCTTCACAAGGCTTACCTTGAAAGGGATTACGAAACGATAAGAAAGCTTTCTTATAACGTTTTTGAAGAAGTATTCTTAAAAAAACATCCCTACATAAAAGAGAGGGTTGAAACTTTTGGGAGAGATGCCATTCTAAAAATGATGACAGGAAGTGGGAGTACTTTCTTCGCCTTGTATCCGTCCGATCGAGGAGATTATTCTTTCGTAGGAGGTGTTTAA
- the apt gene encoding adenine phosphoribosyltransferase, translated as MDLKQFIRDIPDFPQKGIIFRDITPLLKNNEAFKEAIDRLCDLVSEEEFELVVAPEARGFIIGSAMAYKLGKGFVPVRKPGKLPYKTVYEEYQLEYGTEQLHIHEDAIERGQRILIVDDVLATGGTAEALIRLVKKLGGEVAALTFLVELSYLEPRKRLEGYNLKTLIVY; from the coding sequence TTGGACCTGAAACAATTCATCAGAGATATCCCTGATTTTCCCCAGAAAGGTATTATATTCCGAGATATCACACCGCTTTTAAAAAACAACGAAGCTTTCAAAGAAGCGATCGACAGACTGTGCGATCTTGTCTCAGAAGAGGAATTCGAGCTGGTAGTTGCTCCAGAAGCGAGAGGATTCATAATCGGATCCGCCATGGCTTACAAATTGGGAAAAGGTTTCGTCCCTGTGAGAAAACCTGGGAAACTTCCATACAAAACGGTATACGAGGAATATCAACTCGAATATGGTACCGAGCAATTACACATACACGAAGATGCTATAGAAAGAGGACAAAGAATACTGATAGTTGACGATGTCCTTGCCACCGGAGGAACAGCAGAAGCGCTCATAAGACTTGTTAAGAAGTTAGGAGGAGAAGTTGCCGCTCTCACATTTTTGGTGGAACTTTCTTATCTGGAACCTAGAAAAAGACTGGAAGGTTACAATCTCAAAACATTAATCGTTTACTGA
- a CDS encoding glucose-6-phosphate isomerase, whose translation MALKFDFSNLFEPNVSDGLTEKDINDVEEKVLEAVENFSENTPDFAKLERRWIDSVKELEDWIVNFDTVVVLGIGGSGLGNLALHYSLRPLNWNEMTKEERNGYARVFVVDNVDPDFVSSILERIDLKMTLFNVISKSGSTAEVMANYSIARGILEAYGLDPREHILVTTDPEKGFLRKIVKEEGFRSLEIPPGVGGRFSVLTPVGLLSAMAEGIDIEELHEGAGDAFEKSMEKDVFKNPSAMIALTHYLYLKKGKNISVMMAYSNRLTYLVDWYRQLWAESLGKRCNLKGEEIFTGQTPVKAIGATDQHSQIQLYNEGPNDKVITFLRVEKFDREITIPETGREEISYLSRKRLSDLLLAEQTGTEESLRENGRPNMKVVFDKLTPYNVGQFFAYYEAATAFMGYLLNINPFDQPGVELGKKITFALMGREGYEYKVKEKSKKVIIE comes from the coding sequence ATGGCATTGAAGTTTGATTTTTCCAACCTTTTTGAACCTAACGTTTCTGATGGACTGACGGAGAAGGATATAAACGACGTCGAGGAAAAAGTATTGGAAGCTGTTGAAAATTTCTCCGAGAACACACCAGATTTTGCAAAATTAGAAAGGAGATGGATTGATTCTGTAAAAGAATTGGAAGACTGGATTGTAAACTTTGATACAGTAGTTGTTCTGGGCATAGGTGGTTCTGGTCTCGGGAATCTGGCCTTGCATTACTCGTTGAGGCCTTTGAACTGGAATGAAATGACAAAAGAAGAGAGGAATGGCTACGCAAGAGTTTTCGTGGTGGACAACGTCGATCCAGATTTTGTGTCATCCATACTAGAAAGAATAGATTTGAAAATGACCCTGTTCAACGTAATCTCAAAATCTGGCTCCACCGCAGAAGTCATGGCGAACTACTCCATAGCGAGAGGTATTTTGGAAGCGTACGGACTCGATCCCAGAGAACACATACTGGTCACAACCGATCCGGAGAAAGGTTTCCTTAGAAAGATCGTGAAGGAAGAAGGCTTCAGAAGTCTGGAGATTCCACCAGGAGTCGGAGGAAGGTTCAGCGTTTTAACACCCGTGGGCTTGCTTTCAGCTATGGCAGAAGGTATCGACATTGAAGAGCTACATGAAGGTGCTGGGGATGCTTTTGAGAAAAGCATGGAAAAGGATGTGTTCAAAAATCCCAGTGCTATGATCGCTCTCACACATTACCTTTATCTGAAGAAAGGTAAAAACATTTCCGTCATGATGGCTTACTCCAACAGGCTCACCTATCTTGTCGACTGGTACAGACAGCTATGGGCCGAGAGCCTGGGAAAGAGATGCAATCTGAAAGGCGAAGAGATTTTTACAGGACAAACTCCCGTGAAAGCGATAGGCGCAACTGATCAACATTCACAAATTCAGCTTTACAACGAAGGCCCAAACGATAAAGTGATAACCTTTTTGAGAGTTGAGAAATTTGATAGAGAGATAACCATACCTGAAACTGGAAGAGAAGAAATTTCTTACCTTTCAAGAAAACGACTCTCCGATCTTCTCCTAGCGGAGCAGACGGGAACGGAGGAATCGTTGAGAGAGAACGGAAGGCCCAACATGAAAGTCGTTTTTGACAAACTCACGCCCTACAACGTTGGACAATTCTTCGCTTATTACGAAGCAGCTACTGCTTTCATGGGGTACCTCCTCAATATCAATCCGTTTGATCAGCCTGGAGTTGAACTCGGAAAGAAAATCACATTCGCTCTCATGGGAAGGGAAGGTTATGAATATAAAGTTAAGGAAAAGTCCAAGAAGGTGATCATAGAATGA
- the coaE gene encoding dephospho-CoA kinase (Dephospho-CoA kinase (CoaE) performs the final step in coenzyme A biosynthesis.): MVIGVTGKIGTGKSTVCEILKKEYNAYVVNVDNIGHETLEEMKEEIVKLFGTSILKEGKIDRKKLGEIVFTSEEKLRQLEQLIHPVMRKKVENIIKEKNGLVVIEAALLKRIGLDKLCNHIITVVSSEKKIIERNKLAKERLKFQRDVVTQGIVIPNNSSIEDLKRKVKEVMMLIWEKPASRVENTKAEN, translated from the coding sequence ATGGTGATCGGCGTAACTGGAAAGATTGGAACTGGTAAATCTACGGTTTGCGAGATTCTGAAAAAAGAATACAACGCCTACGTCGTGAACGTAGACAACATAGGACACGAAACCTTGGAAGAGATGAAAGAGGAGATCGTGAAATTGTTTGGAACCTCGATCTTGAAAGAAGGAAAGATAGATAGAAAGAAACTGGGCGAAATAGTGTTCACTTCCGAAGAGAAACTGCGGCAACTTGAGCAGTTAATTCACCCTGTCATGAGAAAAAAAGTAGAGAATATCATAAAAGAAAAGAACGGCCTCGTCGTAATAGAAGCCGCACTTTTGAAAAGAATAGGACTCGACAAACTTTGTAATCATATCATTACAGTTGTTTCGAGTGAGAAAAAGATAATAGAGAGAAATAAGCTTGCGAAAGAACGATTAAAATTCCAAAGAGACGTAGTAACTCAAGGAATAGTGATACCAAATAATTCTTCAATCGAGGATCTCAAGAGAAAAGTAAAGGAAGTGATGATGCTTATATGGGAGAAACCCGCCTCACGGGTGGAAAACACAAAGGCCGAAAATTGA
- a CDS encoding RsmD family RNA methyltransferase, which translates to MKTGDFFRPTMASVRSALFNMIDVSGKSFLELFCGSCVVSCEALSRGAKEVVCVDKSKRALKICKKNLETIGKNAEVVHEDAIVFLKRHDKKFDIVFFDPPYEEIGTVKEVLRLLPKVMKENSLAILEKSKRVTINFEGYEIVKIRDYGETELVFLKVKKCC; encoded by the coding sequence TTGAAGACAGGAGACTTCTTTAGACCAACCATGGCTTCTGTGAGAAGTGCTCTGTTCAATATGATAGACGTATCAGGAAAAAGCTTTCTTGAACTTTTCTGTGGAAGTTGTGTTGTGAGTTGCGAAGCGCTTAGTAGGGGTGCAAAAGAAGTCGTTTGTGTGGACAAATCCAAGAGAGCGTTGAAAATATGCAAGAAAAATCTTGAGACTATAGGAAAAAATGCTGAAGTGGTTCACGAAGATGCGATAGTTTTTTTGAAAAGGCACGATAAGAAGTTCGATATTGTCTTTTTCGATCCTCCATACGAAGAAATTGGAACAGTGAAGGAAGTTCTTCGACTCCTTCCGAAGGTTATGAAAGAAAACAGTCTGGCGATTCTCGAAAAGAGCAAAAGAGTGACAATCAACTTTGAAGGTTACGAAATAGTCAAAATCAGAGACTATGGAGAGACTGAACTTGTCTTCTTGAAGGTGAAAAAATGCTGTTGA
- a CDS encoding class I SAM-dependent methyltransferase, which produces MLLRAWEYYDRVAEKYDSMYDNPRWHLYHELLQCFLKEHLKEPCKILDLGGGTGRWSLFFQNRRFDVVMVDPSEKMLKVAKEKGVKNVIKARAESLPFPSESFDGVLALGDVLSYVENRDKAFSEVRRVLKPKGVLVAMVDNFYTFLQQIVETNGWNWIHRFVSTQTIEIGDVAFSFRSYAFKPEDFEALEGFDMVDIRGIGVFNYTETQIEKNRDIIIELEKKFSKDEHILWKAEHIFFVLRKKEEPLGPSTGGCGRD; this is translated from the coding sequence ATGCTGTTGAGAGCCTGGGAGTATTACGATAGAGTAGCAGAAAAATACGACTCCATGTACGACAATCCAAGATGGCATCTCTACCATGAGCTCCTTCAATGTTTTTTAAAAGAACATTTGAAGGAACCGTGTAAAATTCTCGATCTTGGAGGTGGTACCGGCAGATGGAGCCTGTTTTTCCAAAACAGAAGATTTGACGTGGTAATGGTCGATCCATCGGAAAAGATGTTGAAAGTTGCCAAAGAAAAAGGAGTCAAAAATGTTATCAAAGCACGTGCTGAGTCGTTACCTTTTCCCTCTGAATCTTTCGATGGCGTGCTTGCTTTGGGTGACGTCCTCAGTTACGTTGAAAACAGAGACAAAGCATTCTCAGAAGTGAGAAGAGTTCTCAAACCAAAAGGTGTACTAGTGGCAATGGTCGATAACTTTTACACCTTTCTTCAACAAATTGTGGAAACAAATGGCTGGAATTGGATTCACCGCTTTGTAAGCACTCAAACGATCGAGATAGGAGATGTTGCGTTTTCTTTCAGATCTTATGCCTTCAAGCCGGAAGATTTTGAAGCTTTGGAAGGATTCGACATGGTGGATATTCGAGGAATCGGGGTGTTTAACTACACAGAAACACAAATTGAGAAGAATCGAGACATTATCATAGAACTGGAGAAAAAATTCTCAAAGGATGAACACATTTTATGGAAGGCTGAGCACATTTTCTTCGTACTAAGAAAGAAAGAGGAGCCGTTAGGCCCCTCAACTGGTGGGTGCGGCAGGGATTGA